From one Mya arenaria isolate MELC-2E11 chromosome 4, ASM2691426v1 genomic stretch:
- the LOC128229660 gene encoding T-box transcription factor TBX6-like, which translates to MLLLQGNNYGGSTGTTANTYGTSAPHTTSHMYEEDFLSRGSRGFPLGHGMIPTPQAYSFGFPVHSAHDPMGFSFGQSQQFGGYPSFGSPGDHKRILGGGGCGGGGQGEVMDKNLKITLENRDLWSKFSSLGTEMIITKTGRRMFPTLKVGLEGLDPHSKYILLVDIVPLDDCRYKYHNSEWVVTGKAEPHMPGRLYIHPDSPASGSHWLKQPVTFHKLKLTNNNLDQNGHIILNSMHKYQPRVHIVQANDIFSMRWTSFNTYAFEETTFIAVTAYQNEQITQLKIDHNPFAKGFRDNGMGRRDHRLTLKRPADDGLSDYEKGRLNFSKKHKSDEDSIELKSTKIEIKKDSQLEPLDRPADSADLQDPELSQCLSKSGSSGSSHLSSKTPPLPSQQSATNACNYSSLSGSSLGKPYGSSCMSGGLGGGVGGEPTGYYPHHSPVDRSTSSFLPVTSSPPLLPPQAAVSSSLSLHSLSSMSQMPHCRLPSSTLSNTDCAMRQPSHLSATSSFGLRGASPTPQHPSLPSCTYMQTTQGSGYSSHITPNVHMMNMNFPGPMA; encoded by the exons ATGCTGCTCTTGCAGGGAAACAACTACGGAGGCAGCACCGGAACTACTGCTAACACATACGGCACGAGCGCACCGCACACCACCAGCCACATGTACGAGGAGGATTTCCTATCCCGGGGGTCGCGAGGGTTCCCTTTGGGGCACGGGATGATCCCCACTCCACAGGCGTACTCCTTCGGCTTCCCCGTCCATTCGGCACACGACCCCATGGGATTCTCAT TCGGCCAATCTCAGCAGTTTGGAGGATACCCGTCCTTCGGAAGCCCTGGGGATCACAAGCGAATACTGGGCGGGGGTGGATGCGGAGGCGGCGGTCAGGGGGAAGTAATGGACAAGAACCTGAAGATCACTCTAGAGAACCGCGACCTCTGGTCCAAGTTCTCCTCCCTCGGCACAGAGATGATCATCACCAAGACCGGCAG GCGGATGTTCCCAACCCTGAAGGTGGGTCTAGAGGGACTGGACCCGCACTCCAAGTACATCCTGCTCGTGGACATTGTGCCACTGGATGACTGCCGCTACAAATACCACAATTCTGAGTGGGTGGTGACGGGGAAGGCGGAGCCGCACATGCCCGGCCGCCTGTACATCCACCCTGACAGCCCAGCTTCCGGCTCCCACTGGCTCAAACAGCCCGTAACCTTCCACAAGCTCAAGCTCACCAACAACAACCTGGACCAGAACGGACAT ATAATTCTGAACTCAATGCACAAGTACCAGCCGCGGGTGCACATCGTCCAGGCAAACGATATCTTCAGCATGCGGTGGACTTCATTCAACACATACGCGTTTGAGGAGACAACGTTTATCGCCGTAACCGCCTATCAGAACGAACAG ATCACACAGTTGAAAATTGACCACAATCCTTTCGCGAAGGGTTTCCGGGACAACGGAATGGGCCGAAG GGACCACAGGTTGACGTTGAAAAGGCCGGCTGATGATGGACTCTCAGACTATGAGAAAGGTAGGCTCAA TTTCTCAAAGAAGCACAAGTCTGATGAGGACTCTATCGAACTGAAATCGACCAAGATCGAGATCAAAAAGGACAGTCAGCTTGAGCCCCTGGATCGCCCTGCGGACAGCGCCGACCTCCAGGACCCCGAACTCAGCCAATGTCTCAGCAAATCAGGCTCATCTGGAAGCTCGCATTTGTCTTCAAAGACGCCCCCGTTGCCATCACAACAAAGTGCAACAAATGCGTGTAACTACAGCTCGTTGTCAGGTTCAAGTCTCGGAAAACCGTATGGGTCATCGTGTATGAGCGGTGGACTTGGAGGAGGAGTTGGTGGCGAGCCAACCGGTTACTACCCGCACCACTCGCCGGTAGATCGCTCAACGTCCTCTTTCCTTCCGGTGACAAGTTCGCCGCCGTTGCTGCCGCCACAGGCGGCCGTGTCCTCCAGTCTTTCCCTGCACTCACTTTCCTCCATGAGCCAGATGCCCCATTGTCGACTGCCGTCATCCACTCTCTCCAACACGGACTGCGCTATGCGACAACCCTCACATCTATCCGCTACCTCCAGCTTTGGCCTCAGGGGCGCCTCCCCGACCCCACAGCACCCGAGCCTCCCCTCGTGCACGTACATGCAGACCACACAAGGCTCTGGCTACTCATCACATATCACGCCAAACGTACACATGATGAACATGAACTTCCCAGGTCCTATGGCCTAA